From the genome of Gemmatimonadota bacterium:
ACGTCCACCACGAACTCGGCGTCCCATTTCCCTTCCGCCACCTCGCGCGCGGCGGCGGCGCTCGCCGCCGCGCCCGGCCCNNNNNNNNNNGGGGGGGGGGCCCCCCCCCCCCGCGACCGGCCCATCGAGGCTCCCCATCTCGCCGTTGGTTTCCGCCGCGGCCCACTTCACGATCCCGAGAGCCTCGATCATCCGCCTCCCGAACCTCTGTCCGCTGATGGGGAAGTTTTCCACAGCCCTCTGGGTCTGGGCTCCGTACAATGCGCGCTCCGGCACCTGCACTTCGCCGAGCGAATCTTTCTCGATCCGAAAGCCTTCCGGCGTCATTTCGATCTCCGTCATCGGTTCCGGGAGGACCACCCCATGGCCCCCGCCCTCCCATCACGAAGAGGGCACAAGTAACTTCCACCCTCCCGCGCGTTTCGCCAGTTCCCCGTCACGCCGAGCCGATCCTTTTGACCCCAGTCGCTTTGATCACGGGCGGAGCCGTCCGCGTGGGGCGGGCGATCACCCTCGGATTGGCCGAGGCCGGATACGACGTCGTGATCAACTATCACGCGTCCGAATCCGAAGCGAAGGTGGTGGCACGCAAGGTGGAGGAGGAGGGCCGCCGAGCCACCATCGCCGGGGGAGACGTATCGAACCCCCAGGAGGTGGAGATCATTGCGGCGCACGTCCGCGAAGAGCACGGACGGCTCGATCTCCTCGTGAACAGCGCCTCCCTCTTCAAAAGCACGCCCCTGCTCGAGATCGATGCGGGAGAGTGGGACCGGGTCATGGCGGTCAATCTCAAGGGCC
Proteins encoded in this window:
- the aspA gene encoding aspartate ammonia-lyase (catalyzes the formation of fumarate from aspartate); this encodes MTPEGFRIEKDSLGEVQVPERALYGAQTQRAVENFPISGQRFGRRMIEALGIVKWAAAETNGEMGSLDGPVAGGGGPPP